From the Solanum pennellii chromosome 4, SPENNV200 genome, one window contains:
- the LOC107016999 gene encoding NAC domain-containing protein 78-like yields MENLQEGFRFSPTDEEALTFLLRFIAGKLMEDSGFITFHVDTYGEQEPWDIYNQGVSCCNDDDCSQYRFFITNLKKKSKSRYSRNVGNKGGSWKQEDKSKPIRKSDGAVIGSKKSMCYKKKGYKQEHGHWLMKEYDLSPHILDKFDKDCRDFVLCAIKKKKSSSKGKLNIVGEQDQSSCEGLQVDAGELELQNIDMHEGTSNLVEPLSAPVFDFDYQYSSVDFDCLRSITA; encoded by the coding sequence ATGGAGAATTTGCAAGAAGGTTTCCGATTCAGTCCTACTGACGAAGAAGCTCTTACTTTCTTATTGAGATTCATTGCTGGAAAATTGATGGAAGATTCTGGATTCATCACTTTTCATGTGGATACTTACGGTGAACAAGAACCATGGGATATTTACAATCAAGGAGTATCCTGTTGTAATGACGATGATTGTAGTCAGTATCGCTTCTTCATTACAAACCTCAAGAAGAAAAGCAAGTCGAGGTATAGTCGTAATGTGGGAAATAAGGGTGGCAGTTGGAAACAGGAAGACAAAAGCAAACCTATTCGAAAGAGCGATGGAGCAGTGATTGGATCCAAGAAGAGCATGTGTTATAAGAAGAAAGGGTATAAACAGGAACATGGCCACTGGTTGATGAAGGAGTACGACCTATCTCCGCATATACTTGACAAATTTGACAAGGATTGCAGAGATTTTGTTCTATGTGctattaagaagaagaaaagtagcTCTAAAGGGAAATTGAATATTGTTGGTGAACAAGACCAAAGCTCATGTGAGGGATTACAAGTGGATGCAGGGGAACTAGAGTTGCAGAATATTGATATGCACGAGGGGACGAGCAACTTGGTTGAGCCATTATCAGCTCCTGTCTTTGATTTTGATTATCAATATTCGTCTGTTGACTTTGATTGTCTAAGAAGCATTACTGCTTAA
- the LOC107015898 gene encoding uncharacterized protein LOC107015898 → MVEIEEASTGADEMSPLLSNPKTDPIPSTRTKSVKTKVPEIKVHLYKQGKGPIDEFTSSLGGFEQDQLEVRDILDKYGFKSVYAFKPETGRGVPIRFNPRNGRSILTYRDGSEIHIDGEPKDSLIQPITRILVGVAVITILIVMVMKESPEWAKKLNITGGNIPPWVLAAAVILFTRIRKRTKDFFGKRP, encoded by the exons ATGGTAGAGATCGAAGAAGCATCCACCGGCGCCGACGAGATGTCTCCACTGTTATCGAACCCGAAAACCGACCCGATTCCGTCAACCCGGACTAAGTCTGTTAAGACCAAGGTCCCGGAGATCAAGGTCCATCTGTATAAGCAAGGGAAGGGTCCGATCGACGAATTCACGTCGTCCTTAGGTGGATTTGAGCAAGACCAGCTAGAGGTTCGTGATATTCTAGACAAATACGGGTTCAAATCGGTCTATGCATTCAAACCGGAGACTGGCCGAGGTGTTCCTATCAGATTCAATCCCCGTAACGGCCGATCGATTCTAACCTATAGAGATGGATCGGAGATCCATATTGATGGAGAACCTAAG GACTCGTTGATCCAACCTATTACCAGGATATTGGTTGGTGTTGCAGTGATCACCATATTGATAGTAATGGTGATGAAAGAGTCTCCAGAATGGGCCAAAAAGTTGAACATCACTGGTGGTAATATCCCACCATGGGTCCTGGCTGCTGCGGTTATTCTGTTCACGCGCATAAGGAAGAGGACTAAGGATTTTTTTGGAAAACGCCCGTGA
- the LOC107017417 gene encoding programmed cell death protein 4: MDITAGKLSNEHKEQFRSASESADPLTVSALQISPKSPRSPKSPKSPKSPRSPGDRHSKHGSDRGSPLKHKKNSHSPRDGRPKKGGCGGKGTWGGLMDTDDVHAIDPNDPNYTSSEDTERTSTKDMVAAFEEYKKKAIILVEEYFQNDDITSTANELRELGMSCYDFYFIKKLVSMAMDRHDKEKEMAAVLLSALYAEVIKPQQVYKGFSKLLESADDFIVDIPDAIDILALFIARAVVDDILPPAFLAKANSTLPKDSKGIEVIKRAEKSYLSAPLHAEIIERRWGGSKNKTVEDVKDKINNLLIEYVVSGEKNEACRCINDLNMRFFHHEIVKRAIIMAMEKQQAESRLLDLLKKTTEEGLINSSQLSKGFNRIIDNIDDLSLDIPNARMIFQSIISKGASEGWLCISSLKSFSTQLEKQEIDEKLVKEFKLKAQSMIQEYFLSGDIEEVSRILESENSSCLAELNAIFVKKLITLAMDRKNREKEMASVLLSSVCFPADDVVNGFVKLIEAADDTALDIPIVVEDLAMFLARAEVDEVLTPQHMEEIGSQFFEPNSIGNKVVLMAKSLLKGRLSGERILRCWGGGGSSTNGWAIEDVKDKIRKLLEEFESGGDAKEAYRCIKELGMPFFHHEVVKKSLVIIIEKKSERLWGFLKECFSMGLITMYQMTKGFARVAESLDDLALDVPDAEKQFKVYVERAEAEGWLDSTFSFNRLGHNSMENGFC; the protein is encoded by the exons ATGGATATTACAGCAGGAAAGTTATCAAATGAACATAAAGAACAATTTCGATCAGCTTCAGAAAGTGCAGATCCATTAACAGTATCTGCATTACAGATATCACCAAAATCACCGCGATCTCCAAAATCACCGAAATCTCCTAAGTCTCCAAGGTCTCCCGGTGATCGTCACAGCAAACATGGCTCAGATAGGGGAAGTCCacttaaacataagaaaaactCACATTCTCCGCGAGATGGTCGTCCAAAGAAAG GTGGTTGTGGAGGAAAAGGCACTTGGGGCGGATTAATGGATACCGATGATGTCCATGCTATTGACCCCAATGATCCAAACTACACTAGTAGTGAG GATACGGAGAGAACAAGTACGAAAGACATGGTTGCAGCATTTGAGGAATACAAAAAGAAGGCTATAATATTAGTCGAAGAGTATTTTCAGAATGATGATATAACATCCACAGCAAATGAATTAAGAGAACTTGGGATGTCTTGTTATGATTTCTACTTCATTAAAAAGTTAGTATCGATGGCTATGGACAGACatgacaaagaaaaagaaatggcGGCTGTTTTGTTATCTGCTCTTTATGCTGAAGTTATTAAACCACAGCAAGTCTACAAAGGTTTCAGCAAACTCTTGGAATCTGCTGATGATTTCATTGTAGACATACCAGATGCAATCGACATTCTCGCGTTGTTCATTGCAAGAGCAGTAGTTGATGATATACTTCCTCCTGCATTTTTAGCAAAAGCAAATTCTACTCTACCTAAAGATTCGAAGGGAATTGAGGTTATAAAAAGAGCTGAAAAGAGTTACCTTTCAGCTCCTTTACATGCTGAAATCATCGAGCGTAGATGGGGTGGAAGTAAGAATAAGACAGTTGAAGATGTGAAGGACAAGATCAACAACTTGCTTATTGAGTATGTTGTAAGCGGAGAGAAGAATGAGGCGTGTAGGTGCATTAACGATTTGAATATGCGTTTTTTCCATCATGAAATTGTTAAGAGGGCTATTATCATGGCAATGGAAAAGCAACAAGCCGAAAGTCGACTTTTGGACTTACTAAAGAAGACTACagaagaaggcttgataaattcaAGTCAATTATCAAAAGGTTTCAATAGGATTATTGACAATATCGACGACTTGTCACTTGATATACCAAATGCAAGGATGATTTTTCAGTCAATAATTTCTAAGGGAGCATCAGAGGGTTGGTTATGTATTTCATCTTTGAAGTCGTTTTCGACACAACTAGAAAAAcaagaaattgatgaaaaacTAGTGAAGGAGTTCAAACTGAAAGCTCAATCCATGATCCAGGAGTACTTTTTGTCAGGTGATATTGAAGAAGTAAGTAGGATTCTAGAGTCGGAGAACAGTTCGTGTTTGGCAGAACTAAACGCCATATTCGTTAAGAAGTTAATCACTTTAGCAATGGACAGGAAAAACAGAGAAAAAGAAATGGCTTCTGTTCTGTTATCATCTGTTTGTTTTCCGGCAGATGATGTGGTAAATGGCTTTGTAAAGCTAATAGAAGCAGCAGATGATACAGCTTTAGACATTCCAATTGTCGTTGAGGACTTAGCGATGTTTTTGGCTAGAGCAGAAGTAGATGAAGTTTTAACTCCACAACACATGGAAGAGATTGGTAGTCAATTTTTCGAACCGAATTCAATAGGTAACAAAGTTGTACTAATGGCAAAATCTTTGCTAAAAGGTAGATTATCTGGTGAAAGAATACTAAGGTGTTGGGGTGGTGGTGGAAGTAGTACAAACGGATGGGCGATTGAAGATGTTAAGGATAAAATACGAAAATTATTAGAGGAATTTGAATCCGGAGGAGATGCAAAAGAAGCATATAGATGCATAAAGGAGTTAGGTATGCCATTTTTTCATCATGAAGTTGTGAAGAAATCATTGGTGATTATAATTGAGAAGAAAAGtgagaggttgtggggtttTCTCAAAGAATGTTTTAGTATGGGACTTATAACTATGTATCAAATGACAAAAGGTTTTGCTAGAGTTGCAGAATCACTTGATGATTTGGCTTTAGATGTACCAGATGCAGAAAAACAATTTAAAGTTTATGTTGAAAGAGCTGAGGCTGAAGGATGGTTAGATTCCACTTTTAGTTTCAACAGACTTGGACATAATTCCATGGAAAATGGATTTTGTTGA
- the LOC107016039 gene encoding tRNA pseudouridine(38/39) synthase isoform X2 encodes MNSRNSESEVWRSSTKNPAPEMDLVATLQSELETLRSRMKVLESENAKLSAQLSNCSCQETKEKGNDSVLKNGVLEGHGKKKNKLRDLGYGAMMHHSKRYVALKVMYFGLRFYGFASEAQMDPTVEGELFKALERTRLIFGDKKELQYSRCGRTDKGVSSVGQVIALFLRSHHRESRGDNKYPGENSIEESCGEIDYVRVLNRVLPNDIRIMGWSPIPVGFSARFSCLSRVYKYFFWQGNLNLTAMQTAAKKFLGEHDFRNFCKMDADNVHNYRRHIISFEIVPFNERDNDDQLMIMKIKGSAFLWHQVRCMVAVLFLIGQGLESPNVIDLLLDIERTPRKPQFPMAPEIPLVLQSCEFEGLKFICSSDTKQALNEHLERECRSYKLQSAIYHEALLNSSCIEIDNNILSDHTKKKRASHIPLLSRPTELSYEERRKKLDA; translated from the exons ATGAATAGTCGGAACTCCGAATCTGAAGTGTGGAGGAGCTCCACGAAAAATCCGGCGCCGGAGATGGACCTCGTAGCAACACTTCAGTCGGAACTGGAGACTCTTCGAAGCAGGATGAAG GTTTTGGAATCTGAAAATGCTAAATTATCTGCTCAGCTTTCGAATTGCAGTTGCCAAGAG ACAAAGGAGAAAGGTAATGACTCTGTTCTGAAAAACGGAGTTTTGGAAGGTCatggaaagaagaaaaataagctCAGAGATTTAG GTTATGGCGCAATGATGCATCACTCGAAAAGATATGTTGCTTTGAAAGTCATGTATTTTGGTTTGAG GTTTTATGGTTTTGCTTCGGAGGCTCAAATGGATCCCACTGTTGAG GGTGAACTTTTCAAAGCTCTAGAGAGGACAAGACTCATATTTGGAGACAAGAAGGAATTGCAATACTCACGATGTGGTAGAACCGATAAGGGAGTTTCCTCTGTTGGCCAA GTGATTGCTCTGTTCTTAAGGTCACACCATAGGGAATCAAGAGGGGACAATAAGTATCCTGGGGAAAATTCTATTGAAGAATCATGTG GAGAAATAGACTATGTAAGAGTACTAAACCGAGTTCTGCCAAATGACATCCGCATTATGGGTTGGTCTCCTATTCCAGTTGGTTTCAGTGCAAG GTTCAGTTGTTTGAGCAGGGTGTACAAGTACTTCTTTTGGCAGGGAAACTTGAATTTAACA GCCATGCAAACTGCTGCCAAGAAATTCTTAGGGGAACATGATTTCAGAAATTTTTGCAAAATGGATGCAGACAATGTGCACAACTACCGGCGGCACATAATATCGTTTGAAATTGTCCCCTTCAATGAAAG AGACAATGATGATCAACTCATGATAATGAAAATCAAAGGCAGTGCTTTCCTTTGGCATCAAGTCCGGTGCATGGTTGCCGTACTATTTCTGATTGGCCAGGGTCTTGAGTCCCCTAAT GTAATTGATTTGCTACTGGATATAGAAAGAACACCACGGAAACCTCAGTTCCCAATGGCTCCAGAAATACCTCTAGTTCTTCAATCCTGTGAATTCGAAGGCCTCAAATTTATTTGTTCATCAG ATACAAAGCAGGCTTTGAATGAACATTTGGAGCGGGAATGCCGAAGTTATAAACTTCAATCCGCAATTTATCATGAAGCTTTGCTAAACTCATCATGTATTGAAATTG ACAACAATATATTAAGTGACCATACTAAGAAGAAACGAGCTTCCCACATTCCTCTATTGTCTCGACCAACTGAGC TATCATATGAAGAGCGGCGTAAAAAGTTGGATGCATGA
- the LOC107016039 gene encoding tRNA pseudouridine(38/39) synthase isoform X1 → MNSRNSESEVWRSSTKNPAPEMDLVATLQSELETLRSRMKVLESENAKLSAQLSNCSCQETKEKGNDSVLKNGVLEGHGKKKNKLRDLGYGAMMHHSKRYVALKVMYFGLRFYGFASEAQMDPTVEGELFKALERTRLIFGDKKELQYSRCGRTDKGVSSVGQVIALFLRSHHRESRGDNKYPGENSIEESCVLHFLHLGEIDYVRVLNRVLPNDIRIMGWSPIPVGFSARFSCLSRVYKYFFWQGNLNLTAMQTAAKKFLGEHDFRNFCKMDADNVHNYRRHIISFEIVPFNERDNDDQLMIMKIKGSAFLWHQVRCMVAVLFLIGQGLESPNVIDLLLDIERTPRKPQFPMAPEIPLVLQSCEFEGLKFICSSDTKQALNEHLERECRSYKLQSAIYHEALLNSSCIEIDNNILSDHTKKKRASHIPLLSRPTELSYEERRKKLDA, encoded by the exons ATGAATAGTCGGAACTCCGAATCTGAAGTGTGGAGGAGCTCCACGAAAAATCCGGCGCCGGAGATGGACCTCGTAGCAACACTTCAGTCGGAACTGGAGACTCTTCGAAGCAGGATGAAG GTTTTGGAATCTGAAAATGCTAAATTATCTGCTCAGCTTTCGAATTGCAGTTGCCAAGAG ACAAAGGAGAAAGGTAATGACTCTGTTCTGAAAAACGGAGTTTTGGAAGGTCatggaaagaagaaaaataagctCAGAGATTTAG GTTATGGCGCAATGATGCATCACTCGAAAAGATATGTTGCTTTGAAAGTCATGTATTTTGGTTTGAG GTTTTATGGTTTTGCTTCGGAGGCTCAAATGGATCCCACTGTTGAG GGTGAACTTTTCAAAGCTCTAGAGAGGACAAGACTCATATTTGGAGACAAGAAGGAATTGCAATACTCACGATGTGGTAGAACCGATAAGGGAGTTTCCTCTGTTGGCCAA GTGATTGCTCTGTTCTTAAGGTCACACCATAGGGAATCAAGAGGGGACAATAAGTATCCTGGGGAAAATTCTATTGAAGAATCATGTG TTTTACATTTTCTTCACCTAGGAGAAATAGACTATGTAAGAGTACTAAACCGAGTTCTGCCAAATGACATCCGCATTATGGGTTGGTCTCCTATTCCAGTTGGTTTCAGTGCAAG GTTCAGTTGTTTGAGCAGGGTGTACAAGTACTTCTTTTGGCAGGGAAACTTGAATTTAACA GCCATGCAAACTGCTGCCAAGAAATTCTTAGGGGAACATGATTTCAGAAATTTTTGCAAAATGGATGCAGACAATGTGCACAACTACCGGCGGCACATAATATCGTTTGAAATTGTCCCCTTCAATGAAAG AGACAATGATGATCAACTCATGATAATGAAAATCAAAGGCAGTGCTTTCCTTTGGCATCAAGTCCGGTGCATGGTTGCCGTACTATTTCTGATTGGCCAGGGTCTTGAGTCCCCTAAT GTAATTGATTTGCTACTGGATATAGAAAGAACACCACGGAAACCTCAGTTCCCAATGGCTCCAGAAATACCTCTAGTTCTTCAATCCTGTGAATTCGAAGGCCTCAAATTTATTTGTTCATCAG ATACAAAGCAGGCTTTGAATGAACATTTGGAGCGGGAATGCCGAAGTTATAAACTTCAATCCGCAATTTATCATGAAGCTTTGCTAAACTCATCATGTATTGAAATTG ACAACAATATATTAAGTGACCATACTAAGAAGAAACGAGCTTCCCACATTCCTCTATTGTCTCGACCAACTGAGC TATCATATGAAGAGCGGCGTAAAAAGTTGGATGCATGA
- the LOC107016039 gene encoding tRNA pseudouridine(38/39) synthase isoform X3: MNSRNSESEVWRSSTKNPAPEMDLVATLQSELETLRSRMKVLESENAKLSAQLSNCSCQETKEKGNDSVLKNGVLEGHGKKKNKLRDLGYGAMMHHSKRYVALKVMYFGLRFYGFASEAQMDPTVEGELFKALERTRLIFGDKKELQYSRCGRTDKGVSSVGQVIALFLRSHHRESRGDNKYPGENSIEESCDYVRVLNRVLPNDIRIMGWSPIPVGFSARFSCLSRVYKYFFWQGNLNLTAMQTAAKKFLGEHDFRNFCKMDADNVHNYRRHIISFEIVPFNERDNDDQLMIMKIKGSAFLWHQVRCMVAVLFLIGQGLESPNVIDLLLDIERTPRKPQFPMAPEIPLVLQSCEFEGLKFICSSDTKQALNEHLERECRSYKLQSAIYHEALLNSSCIEIDNNILSDHTKKKRASHIPLLSRPTELSYEERRKKLDA, translated from the exons ATGAATAGTCGGAACTCCGAATCTGAAGTGTGGAGGAGCTCCACGAAAAATCCGGCGCCGGAGATGGACCTCGTAGCAACACTTCAGTCGGAACTGGAGACTCTTCGAAGCAGGATGAAG GTTTTGGAATCTGAAAATGCTAAATTATCTGCTCAGCTTTCGAATTGCAGTTGCCAAGAG ACAAAGGAGAAAGGTAATGACTCTGTTCTGAAAAACGGAGTTTTGGAAGGTCatggaaagaagaaaaataagctCAGAGATTTAG GTTATGGCGCAATGATGCATCACTCGAAAAGATATGTTGCTTTGAAAGTCATGTATTTTGGTTTGAG GTTTTATGGTTTTGCTTCGGAGGCTCAAATGGATCCCACTGTTGAG GGTGAACTTTTCAAAGCTCTAGAGAGGACAAGACTCATATTTGGAGACAAGAAGGAATTGCAATACTCACGATGTGGTAGAACCGATAAGGGAGTTTCCTCTGTTGGCCAA GTGATTGCTCTGTTCTTAAGGTCACACCATAGGGAATCAAGAGGGGACAATAAGTATCCTGGGGAAAATTCTATTGAAGAATCATGTG ACTATGTAAGAGTACTAAACCGAGTTCTGCCAAATGACATCCGCATTATGGGTTGGTCTCCTATTCCAGTTGGTTTCAGTGCAAG GTTCAGTTGTTTGAGCAGGGTGTACAAGTACTTCTTTTGGCAGGGAAACTTGAATTTAACA GCCATGCAAACTGCTGCCAAGAAATTCTTAGGGGAACATGATTTCAGAAATTTTTGCAAAATGGATGCAGACAATGTGCACAACTACCGGCGGCACATAATATCGTTTGAAATTGTCCCCTTCAATGAAAG AGACAATGATGATCAACTCATGATAATGAAAATCAAAGGCAGTGCTTTCCTTTGGCATCAAGTCCGGTGCATGGTTGCCGTACTATTTCTGATTGGCCAGGGTCTTGAGTCCCCTAAT GTAATTGATTTGCTACTGGATATAGAAAGAACACCACGGAAACCTCAGTTCCCAATGGCTCCAGAAATACCTCTAGTTCTTCAATCCTGTGAATTCGAAGGCCTCAAATTTATTTGTTCATCAG ATACAAAGCAGGCTTTGAATGAACATTTGGAGCGGGAATGCCGAAGTTATAAACTTCAATCCGCAATTTATCATGAAGCTTTGCTAAACTCATCATGTATTGAAATTG ACAACAATATATTAAGTGACCATACTAAGAAGAAACGAGCTTCCCACATTCCTCTATTGTCTCGACCAACTGAGC TATCATATGAAGAGCGGCGTAAAAAGTTGGATGCATGA